The following nucleotide sequence is from Bos indicus x Bos taurus breed Angus x Brahman F1 hybrid chromosome 26, Bos_hybrid_MaternalHap_v2.0, whole genome shotgun sequence.
GGAAAGGCAGCATCTCCCAGTCTCGGCCCTCCCTGCTGGTCTGGTGCCAAGGCTCTCCGCTGAGCCTGCTGGGAAGGCCACGTGCTACAACAGCTCTCCCTGTTGGCCCCGCAGTGAGTTCAGGTGTTTTTCTCAGGGCCTCCTTGAGCCAGGCGCTGTGCAAGGCTGGTGATAGGCTCGTGATGAAAACACCCCTGTCATCCTGTCTTGCTCCCAGCCTGCCTCCCACCAGGGTTAGGTCCATTGCCAAGATCATATATTGGTAGCCTGCAGATGGCATGTTTGACCCCGCTGAAAAATTGTGAGCcaacctttaaaaattgggaCATTTCCTATCAAAATCAAAATTTCTGACTTCTCTTAAAAAAGAATGGGAAGATCTGATAATGCCGGGCCTGCATTCCTCTAGAGCAAAAATCAGCAGGAGCTGAAAGAAAATTGCAGCTGCCATTTTAGATAGGGTTTGGAAACCTGACTTCACCACAGCCTTCTCCACTGCCTGTCATCCAACACGAAGGCTGAATTTCAGGTGCTATTTATGAAACATTATGGGTTTTCCCCCTTCATAtcacagaaatatatttctgtacCCTTGTCCTTACTAAGAGAAAAACTTAAGGACAGACCTAGAGGGCCAAAAGctagttggttggttggtttgttttccttctttaacaTTTTGGCCGCAttgcacggcatgtgggatcttggttctctgattagggatcgaacctgagccccctgcattgggagtgaagagtcttagccactctaccagggaagtccccaaaagctAGTTTTTTATGCAagtgaaaatattcttattttctttaattcattcacTTTTCTTGCCTAACCCGagtttttttcctcttgtctAGAGAGTAAAAACTGTCCCTCAGGCTGGGTCCCTGAAAGTGGAAGGGCAGGTCATCTCCTGTGGTTGGAGGGCCTATTCTTCTGTAGCAGTGGCAGAAGGGGTGCTTGGAGAGGCTTGGCTCCTTTCCTTTAAACATTCCAGGCTTGCTTGCTTCAGTGCTCAGGCTGCCTTCATACTCAGTCCAGTCGGAGGCTTCTGGAGAAGGCAGGCCCCAGCTTTAGTTCAGTTGACCTTGAACTCTAGCAAGAAGTGAGAGTCTTCCCAGAGTGAGGAGGCAGGGGTTAGTGATGGTGTGCCCCCTTTGCTTCAGTTATGCCACCGGCAGGACCACGGGTGTGGTGCTGGATTCTGGGGATGGCGTCACCCATGCCGTGCCCATTTACGAGGGCTTTGCCATGCCCCACTCCATCATGCGCATCGACATCGCTGGCCGAGACGTCTCTCGCTTTCTTCGCCTCTACCTGCGCAAGGAGGGCTATGATTTCCACTCATCCTCCGAGTTTGAGATTGTCAAGGCCATAAAAGAAGTGAGTGCTGCCCTCCATGGgcccagggctgggagagggaaTGGGAACAGCAGCCAGGACCTCCGTGACGTGGAGTGAAGAGTGGCTAAACCCCTGCCCTGGAGATGGGTCTCTGTCCTTCCCGACCAGGCCTCCTGGCGGCCCTATGATCTCCAGCCAGTCCCCTCACCCTGAGGGATTGACCTTCCAAAGTGCTGCCATCTTGTGGGCTAAAGGGAGCTGCCTGTATTTCCTAAGCTGGGTGATAAGCACACCCATGCTCATTATGTTTTTTATACATCATGTATAAATTACACATGTTCTTTTACACTCTTGAAGAAGtcagattgctttttttttttttttaagtaaagtgaACCCTCCTGTCATCTACGGCTCCTGGGAGACCTCTGAGCTGGGTAGGCAGGGCCCAGAACCATACAAGTAGTAGGAAAAAGACACCTGAGTCTGAACTAAGATTAGGGTGTGGTCTCAGACTCAAATCCAAAACGCCGAGTTGCCACACTTGGCCTCCAGGAAGGTGGAGCAGGTGGGGACACATATCCTAAGAAGGGTCGGGGAGGTTTGGGTCAGCTTCACTGGGTAGCACTTAGGATATGCAGCTCTCATGACCTTTAGGACAGTCACTGCAATGGATGGGGACTTTGACCAGGTAGGCACCAGCTTTCCAGCCAGCCTGACTTGTGCTTGGTTCTCCAGAGAGCCTGCTACCTGTCCATAAACCCCCAGAAGGATGAGACACTAGAGACGGAGAAGGCGCAATACTACCTGCCCGACGGCAGCACCATTGAGGTAGGTGGCGGGGCCTCTCCCCTCAGGTCCCAAAAGCACTGAGCCCAAAGAGAACTCCCCATGGGGAGGCTGGAATCAGGCGCACTGGTCCTTTTACACCCTCTGCCTGGAGCAGTGTAGTGTTGAGCTGCAGCGTCTCCTGCAGGGTGAGGTGCCAGGGACTTGGCTTCTCCTGTGTGGAGGGGAGGAGGTGTTCTCCTGTGGGATTAGAAGGCCAATATGTAATGCTATCCTTAACCACTCAGGACAGTATAGAGTGAATTCCAGCCTCCTGGACCTCCACCGATAGGAGGAAATTTCCACAAATGAATGAATCTATCAAGTCTCTTGGCTGGAAAATGTCAGAGCTAGGATTAAACACAGGAGCTTTCTCTCTCTAGTTTCCCAGGAGCTCTATCTTTGTTTGTTGAGGCTCTTGACATACAAAGTCTTCCCTGAGCATGGCCTTCAGAGCCACCTGGTTACTAAGCCCTGGGCAGAGGGACCTGAGCCTAAGACGCTTGTCCCCCAACCCCGCAGATTGGTCCTTCCCGATTCCGAGCACCTGAGCTGCTGTTCAGGCCGGACCTGATCGGCGAGGAGAGCGAGGGCATCCACGAGGTGCTGGTGTTTGCCATCCAGAAGTCTGACATGGACCTGCGGCGCACGCTGTTCTCCAACATCGTCCTCTCGGGTGGCTCCACCCTCTTCAAAGGTTGGGCTTTACTCTCAGGGCCCTACCCCAGGAAGCTGCCACGTCCTGCTGGGCCCAGGGGACTGATGTGAGATTCTCCCTTCCTGCCTATTCAGGTTTTGGTGACAGGCTATTGAGTGAAGTGAAGAAATTGGCTCCGAAAGACGTGAAGATCAGGGTAGGAGTATGCCAGGGGGTGGGCGAACTGGGCCACCAAGGGTCTGGAGCACCACGTGGCGCGGCCTCCCCTCCTGCTCTGCCCAAGATTTCCAGGCACCATCAGGTGGCTCCCAGCTTCTACTGTGCCCCTGAGGCCTGCTAGAGCGGTGGGACCCATCCTCATGATGGGGCTTCACCAAACGGGGCAGTTCTGATCCCCGATGTGGCAGGATGCTAGACATGCAGTCTGTCAGGGAGCTTGACTTCAGCTGCCCCTGTGACACAGTCCAGCACCTCAGTGACTGCTGAGAGGAGCTGGCCTGCCTGAGGAAGGAGGGGTCCTAAGTGGAGGACTGTGGTGCCTGCTGTGCAGTCTGCTCCCCACCAGCTCCCAGCAGAGCTGGATCTTGCCTTCAGATGGCCCCTGCTTCCCTGGGAGCCATAGGTACTTCGGGTTGCCAGAAGCCTGTTTCTCCAGATGAGTGTCAGGCTGACCATGGTATCCCCCAGAGAGGCCACAGGGACAGAATTTAAAGGTTGTTGTGTGAAACGTATCCACTGACTCTCACTGGTGGAGAGACGAGTATTGGacggggaagggagaggggaggacggCCATCTCAGATTCCTCTTTCCATCCACCCCGGCAGATATCTGCACCGCAGGAGAGACTGTATTCCACATGGATTG
It contains:
- the ACTR1A gene encoding alpha-centractin, whose amino-acid sequence is MESYDVIANQPVVIDNGSGVIKAGFAGDQIPKYCFPNYVGRPKHVRVMAGALEGDIFIGPKAEEHRGLLSIRYPMEHGIVKDWNDMERIWQYVYSKDQLQTFSEEHPVLLTEAPLNPRKNRERAAEVFFETFNVPALFISMQAVLSLYATGRTTGVVLDSGDGVTHAVPIYEGFAMPHSIMRIDIAGRDVSRFLRLYLRKEGYDFHSSSEFEIVKAIKERACYLSINPQKDETLETEKAQYYLPDGSTIEIGPSRFRAPELLFRPDLIGEESEGIHEVLVFAIQKSDMDLRRTLFSNIVLSGGSTLFKGFGDRLLSEVKKLAPKDVKIRISAPQERLYSTWIGGSILASLDTFKKMWVSKKEYEEDGARSIHRKTF